In Pirellula sp. SH-Sr6A, the DNA window TACCGAATGAGGTAATCGAGCGATGCCAAAAGCGATTGAGGCTTTACGATGAAGCCGTAAAAGCTGCTAAAAGAAGAAGTAGTCCAAAGCAAAAGGTGATTTGATGGATGCAAAAAAGCGTAAGGCGATTGAGGCAGCAGGCTGGAAAGTTGGCGATGCTGCGGATTTCCTCGAGATGAGCGTTGAAGAACGACAACTTCTGGATACTCGCATAGCGCTTGCTCGGGCAATTCGCTTGCAACGCGAGTCGGTTAAAATGTCGCAGAAGGAACTTGGTGCCAAGATGAAAACGAGCCAGCCCCGTGTAGCAAAGATTGAACGGGCTGCACCTGATGTATCGTTGGATCAGTTGGTGCGTGCTCTCGCAGC includes these proteins:
- a CDS encoding XRE family transcriptional regulator; this translates as MDAKKRKAIEAAGWKVGDAADFLEMSVEERQLLDTRIALARAIRLQRESVKMSQKELGAKMKTSQPRVAKIERAAPDVSLDQLVRALAAAGGKIVVSSNGGKVSKGKRAAKSTGSVVLKVKATN